The following are from one region of the Heterodontus francisci isolate sHetFra1 chromosome 34, sHetFra1.hap1, whole genome shotgun sequence genome:
- the LOC137348734 gene encoding probable G-protein coupled receptor 139, whose product MHGSAKGLVFAIYYPVLAAIGVPANLAVIVILSRERCGLSRCITYYLMSMAVTDLLVMITVVILNRVVGIYFPLSFLFITPICSFRIALNYAIIDSSVWLTVAFTFDRFVAICCQKLKIKYCTEKTAARVIGIVSTLSCLIYTFLYFIYEPLYIINNTPWFCSIKVIFYTSPAWTAYDWIRHISTPCLPFILILLLNALTVRHILMASRARRRLRAHSHVETQSDPEMEKRRKSIVLLFAISGSFILLYLLLVINFLYVRIAKLNYFSGSNFNKSNFVLDQCGYMLQLLSSCINPFIYAGTQSKFREELKNGVKYPLTLILKLCKQ is encoded by the exons ATGCATGGATCAGCAAAAGGtctggtgtttgccatttactatcctgtCCTTGCAGCTATTGGAGTTCCAG ctaacttggcagtgattgtgatcctgtcccgagaaagatgtggtctctccagatgtatcacttactacctgatgtccatggcagtgacggatctcctggtcatgatCACCGTTGTAATATTAAACCGAGTTGTTGGCATTTATTTTCCGCTCAGTTTCCTATTCATCACACCCATATGCAGTTTCCGTATTGCCCTAAACTATGCAATAATAgacagttctgtctggttaacagtcgctttcacctttgatcgatttgtggccatttgttgccagaagctgaaaataaaatactgcactgagaaaacggcggctCGGGTTATAGGAATTGTGTCCACACTGAGCTGTTTAATATATACTTTCTTGTATTTTATATATGAACCTTTGTATATAATTAACAATACACCCTGGTTCTGTAGCATAAAAGTAATATTTTATACGTCACCTGCATGGACCGCATATGACTGGATTCGCCACATTTCAACtccttgtctcccattcattctgattttattactcaatgctctgacagtcagacacattctaATGGCCAGtagagctcgcaggagactccgggcccacAGCCATGTAGAgactcagagtgacccagagatggagaagcggagaaagtccattgttttactcttcgccatctcgggcagtttcatcctgcTATATTTGTTACTTGTTATAAATTTCCTTTATGTCCGAATTGCGAAACTTAATTATTTCTCCGGTTCCAATTTCAACAAATCAAATTTTGTTCTGGACCAATGTGGAtatatgcttcagcttttgagttcctgcatcaatccatttatttatgcagggacTCAGAGCAAATTCAGAGAAGagttaaagaatggagtgaaatatccactGACTCTAATTCTTAAATTGTGTAAACAATGA